The sequence ACGAGCCGGTTCCTGGCCATCGCGCGGAAGTACTCCGACCTCGGGTGGATGTCGCAGATGTAGTGCGCGTTGATCAGCGACACCTCGCGCGAGGCCCGGCCGTAGGTGTCGTTGTAGCAGCCGGTGACCGTCACGTAGCGTCCGCCGCGGCGCAGCAGCCGGGCGTGCTCGGCGAACAGCAGCTCCAGCTCGACGTACATCGTGGACTCGTTGTTCCACGAGGCCGCGTACGCACCCGACTCGAAACCGGTGTCCAGCATGTTCCGGTGGTGGTAGCGCACCTTGTCGCCGACGTCCCGCTTGCGGGCCATCTCATTGGCGAAGTCGGCCTGCTTGGCGGAGATGGTGACGCCGTCGGCGTGGCAGCCGTAGCGCAGGTTCGCCACGATGCTGCCGCCGCCCCGGCCGCAGCCGGCGTCGAAGACCCGGTCGGCGGGCGTGAGCGGGCCGAGGTGGCTCGCCAGCAGTTCGGCCTGGGCGTGCTCCAGCCGGTGCAGCTCGCCGGTGATCCGCTTCTTGCGCAGCTCCGGGTCGGGCTCGTCGAGCACCGACCGGTCGGCCTCCCCGATCCCGTAGTGATGGTGGTACAGATCGTCGATCTTTCCGAGTTCGAGGTTGACCGGGTTTTCCTCGGCGTTCCAGTAGTCCGCGACGCGGTTCTGGTACCTGGACTGGGTCGGCACCGGGGCTGACGTGGTGGTCTTCCGGGCGACAGGGGCGGTGGTCAACAGTGACTCCTCGAAGTGCGTCTGACGGTGTTTCGGTCGGGCTCGGGAATTACCAGTAGTCGGGCAGGTGGTAGCGGTTGGTGTTGGTGGCGTGCCACTCGTGGTTGCCCGCGACCCAGGCGGCCAGGCCCTCGGCGTAGCGCGCGATCAGGGGTGAGGTGGCGGACAGGGCGGCCGACTCCTCCTCGAAGGCCTCCATGATCCGGTTGTGGATCCCGACGGACTTCAGATAGGCCGCCTTGAGCCCTCGCCGGTCGTTGGCCGCGACCACCTGCGGCAGATTGAGGTGGTCCGGGTCGCTCGCCAGCTCCTTGGTGAAGGAGTACAGGTCGTTCACGATCGTGGTGGCGTTGCAGGCCAGGGCGGTGATCCGCTGGATCTCCGGGCGGGCGTAGACCTGCTCGGGCAGTTCGTAGCCGTCCACGGCGTCGACCAGCGACAGACAGGGCCGGAAGTTGTTGAACTGCCGCATCACCAGGTACTCCCAGACCCGGGGCGTGTACCGGGTCTCCATCCAGGCGGCCTCGCCGAGATAGCCCATGTGCAGCCGGGCCATGTCGTGCACGAACCGGTCGGTCTGGCTGGGCGTGGCGAAGGTGGCGAAGTCCTCGAGGGCGGAGCGGTACGAGCGCAGCGGGCCGTCGGCCTGGAGGCCCTCCTGCCACTCCGCCTCCAGCTCCGGGACGCCGTGGAAGGGGTCGAGCGCCGACTGGGCGATGATCAGCGGGCCACCGAGGCCGCGCCGCGATCCGCCCCGCCCCTCGTCCTCCTCGCAGTAGCAGGAGTCCACGATGTTCTCGGCGAGCAGCAGCTTGCCGGCGGCGGTCAGCCGGTCCAGGTCGAGCCCGCCCGGATGCTGCAGGACGACGGCACGGCCGAACTGGAAGTCCGAGAAGTCCCCCGTCCAGGCCTCGGGGAACAGATCCAGTTCCCGGGCCCAGGTCTCCAGCCGGCGGTCGATCTCGGCGGCCTTGTCCGGGTCGGCGGGCACGGCGGGCCGGTGGTGCAGAGCGGGGATCACTCCGGTGCGCCGGGCCGGGCGCAGGGCCTGGGCGAGGTTCGGTGGTCCGGGCAGCGTGTAGGCGGTCGTGGGTGTGCTCATGGCGTGCTCCAGGCCGTCAGTCGGCGGTCCGGCCGAGCTGCACGTTCTCCAGGATCCCCGCCGCGTCCGGGACGAGGATGGCCATGGAGTAGTAGGCGGTGACCAGGTAGTTGATGACGGCCTGCTCGTTGATGCCCATGAAGCGGACGTTCAGGCCCGGCTGGAACTCCTCCGGGATGCCGGTCTGGTAGAGGCCGATGACCCCCTGGTCGGCCTCGCCGGTGCGCAGCGCGAGGATGCTGGTGGTGTGGTCGTCGGTGATCGGGATCTTGCTGCACGGATAGATCGGCACTCCGCGCCACGCCGGTACCTCGTGCCCGTCGACGCTCGCGGTTCCGGGCACCAGACCGCGCCGGTTGCACTGCCGGAAGAACGCCGCGATCGCCTTCGGATGGGCGAGGAAGACCTTGGTCTTGCGCCGCATGGACAGCAGCTCGTCCATGTCGTCCGGGGTCGGCGGGCCGGTGAAGGTGCTGATCCGCTGGCTGTAGTCGACGTTGTGCAGGAGCCCGAACTCGCGGTTGTTGACCAGCTCCCACTCCTGGCGCTCGCGGATCTCCTCGACGGTCAGCCGCAGCTGCTGCTGGGTCTGGTCCATGGGGTCGTTGTAGAGATCGGCGACCCGGGTGTGCACCCGCAGCACGGTCTGGGTGAGGGACAACTCGTACTCGCGCGGGGCGAGTTCGTAGTCCACGAAGCCGCCCGGCAGCGTCGGCTCGCCGACATGGCCGGCCTGCAACGGGACCTCGGCCTCGCCCTTGCGGTTCATGGGCTTGCGCTGCTGCTCGACATACGTCTGCAGATGCGCGGCGAGGGACGGAACCCGAGCGGTGACCTCCTGGACGACCGCCCAGGGCAGGGCGAGGACCACGCCGGCGGTGTCGGCCCGCACCGAGGACAGCCACAGCGGGTCGGACTGGCCGACCGCCTCGTCGCCCATCTGATCGCCGGCCGCGACGACCCCGATCACCTCCTGGTCGCCGTACTTGCCGTTGGCGTAGCGGGTGAACCGGCCGTGGACGACCAGGTACGCCTCCGTCACGGGCTGGCCGGCCTCGAACAGCACCTGGCCGGCGCGCACCTCGCGGGGCTGGA comes from Streptomyces sp. FXJ1.172 and encodes:
- a CDS encoding geranyl diphosphate 2-C-methyltransferase, with the protein product MTTAPVARKTTTSAPVPTQSRYQNRVADYWNAEENPVNLELGKIDDLYHHHYGIGEADRSVLDEPDPELRKKRITGELHRLEHAQAELLASHLGPLTPADRVFDAGCGRGGGSIVANLRYGCHADGVTISAKQADFANEMARKRDVGDKVRYHHRNMLDTGFESGAYAASWNNESTMYVELELLFAEHARLLRRGGRYVTVTGCYNDTYGRASREVSLINAHYICDIHPRSEYFRAMARNRLVPVHVEDLTEATIPYWELRKEADHLVTGIEDAFLTAYKNGSFQYLLIVADRI
- a CDS encoding family 2 encapsulin nanocompartment cargo protein terpene cyclase → MSTPTTAYTLPGPPNLAQALRPARRTGVIPALHHRPAVPADPDKAAEIDRRLETWARELDLFPEAWTGDFSDFQFGRAVVLQHPGGLDLDRLTAAGKLLLAENIVDSCYCEEDEGRGGSRRGLGGPLIIAQSALDPFHGVPELEAEWQEGLQADGPLRSYRSALEDFATFATPSQTDRFVHDMARLHMGYLGEAAWMETRYTPRVWEYLVMRQFNNFRPCLSLVDAVDGYELPEQVYARPEIQRITALACNATTIVNDLYSFTKELASDPDHLNLPQVVAANDRRGLKAAYLKSVGIHNRIMEAFEEESAALSATSPLIARYAEGLAAWVAGNHEWHATNTNRYHLPDYW
- a CDS encoding family 2B encapsulin nanocompartment shell protein — its product is MSTPDSATGSAVEEPAHAPEAERPLTSLGTQAARQLTTTTKSEPQMQAITSRWLLKTLPWVDVRGGTYRVNRRLQLRTGRGRVHFEHNGADDIRVIPHTLTELPILRGYSDLDVLQEIAGRFQPREVRAGQVLFEAGQPVTEAYLVVHGRFTRYANGKYGDQEVIGVVAAGDQMGDEAVGQSDPLWLSSVRADTAGVVLALPWAVVQEVTARVPSLAAHLQTYVEQQRKPMNRKGEAEVPLQAGHVGEPTLPGGFVDYELAPREYELSLTQTVLRVHTRVADLYNDPMDQTQQQLRLTVEEIRERQEWELVNNREFGLLHNVDYSQRISTFTGPPTPDDMDELLSMRRKTKVFLAHPKAIAAFFRQCNRRGLVPGTASVDGHEVPAWRGVPIYPCSKIPITDDHTTSILALRTGEADQGVIGLYQTGIPEEFQPGLNVRFMGINEQAVINYLVTAYYSMAILVPDAAGILENVQLGRTAD